Genomic DNA from Alicyclobacillus fastidiosus:
TCGCAGAGTAACTGCCTTGCGGGCGGGTGCGGATGAGGCGTTCGATCCAGTGACACAGGACGTCGGGCTCGAGCTCAAAAAGGCGACACGTCAGGTCGGTGTGGATGTCACGATTGAAACGAGTGCGAGCGAACTCGCGCTGCAACAGGCACTTCGTGGACTGGCATATTCCGGGACCATCGCCTACACCGGTTGGGCTAGGGCTTTTCAGGGCGGATTGGATTTGGGGCGGGAAGCTCACTTCAATAATGCGCACATTGTTTTTTCGCGGGCATGTAACGCGTTAAATCGCGACCACCCGCGATGGGATTGGAGGCGAATCGAAGAGACTTGTTGGGAACTGCTCGAGACGGGGGCGCTTAATTGTGAGCGAGTCATCTACCCTGTCGTTCCGTTTGAAGAGTGTGGAGAAGGCTATGAAAAGTATGTCGATCAGCGCCCTGACCAGAGTATTAAACTTGGAGTCTCGTTCACATGAGGATGGGAGTTGAATGGATAAAGAACGAGTTCGCGAATAGGCAGGCTTCAAGAACAATGGAGGTAGAGATATGAAGACGCGGGTGCTCATCACCAATTCGGCCGCCGTACTTCTGGCGCTCACTTCTGTAACCGCATGTGGCAGCGCAAATGGGGGCGGCGGCAATGGTTCCAATCCCAAGATCACGCTGACGATGTACGACTGGACGAATTCCTCACAAACTTATCTCAACTTTATCAATAATGACGTGATCGCTCAGTTCGAGAAGCAGCATCCGAACATCAAAATTGTGTACGACGAAATGAAAGATCCGTCGTCCACCGATGAACAACAGATGACTGCCGGAGGTGGGCCGGACATCGTGTTGATGGATGGCCCCTCAGAAAGTATGTTGTACGCTAAGGCAGGTTGGCTTGTACCTCTCAATCAATATGCCAAGCAATATGGTTGGGATAAAATGTATGACAGTTGGGCGCTTTCTACGGAACAGTGGAAGGGAAGTCTGTATGCGCTGCCAGTAGAGGATGAGATCATTACAATGTACTACAATAAATCGATGTTCCAGAAGTATGGCTGGAAAGTGCCGACGAACTGGAACGAGTTTACGTCCCTGATGCAGTCCATCCAGTCGAAGGGGATTATCCCCATTTCCTTTGGCGATTCGGACAACGCGATGGAAAACGAATGGCCTGCGAGTATCCTCATGACTGCAGGGCTGACCAGGACGCAGTACCGCGATGTTCTGATGGGAAAATTACCATGGAATAGTCCTGCCGTAGAAAACGCTTTCAACAAATATTTGTACATCTGGAACCAGGGATGGATTCAAAACAAGGAGGCGTACGCCATTACGGATACGGACGCCATCAACCTGTTTACGTCCCAAAAAGCAGCCATCACGCTGTCGGGTACGTGGCAGGTGGGAAGCTGGATGCAGCAGGCCCCGCCGACATTCCAATATGGCAACATGGCGATGCCTGGCTGGTTTGACGGGATTGCCCCCTCGTACCCCGTCGGCGTTGGAACCACCATCGGCATCAATGCGCATTCCAAGCATCAGGCTGCCGCTGCCGAGTTCATCAATTGGTTCTATAGCAAGCAACACATTCAACAACAACTCAGTACTTTGGCGCAATTGTCCCCAGTTCAAGGGCTCAGTGTCGCTGGCGCCAATCCCCATCTACAGGACCAATACAACGAGTTGCAGACCGCGTTCAAGGAGGGGAATTACGGGTACACCGCCTACACTCAGTGGTCGCCAGACGTTGACACATACATGTGGCAACATTTTGAAGACCTTGAGATAGGGAAGACGAGTGTGAGTGACTTCCTGAACAAGCTTGAACAATTGCAAAAACAGGATGACCAAAAGGGGCTTGTCTTGAATATTCAGTAGCCCGAGCCTTGGCATCCGAACTTGTAAGGAGGGTCCAAACTTGTCGGTGCAAGCGAAGAAGAAGAGGACCGCGGCTGCATCGTCCCCGAGGCCAGGGCCGAGGTGGAAGCGTGCCGTCGTTCCTCTTTTATTTTTGTTGCCTGTCATGCTGTTCAATTTGGTCGTCGTGAGTGGGCCGGCACTCGGGACGGTGGCGCTGTCGTTTACAAATTGGACTGGATTCAACGCACCAAAGTTTATCGGGTTCGAAAACTACCGACAATTATTCAGCGACCAAACGTTTTATGCAGCGATGGTTAACAACCTTCAATGGCTGGTCATTTTTTGTACTCTTCCTATCGTCAGTGCCTTATTTGTGGCGATTCTGATCTCGAAAATACGGAGAGGGAAAGTGTTTTTCCGAGTGATCTTCTTCCTGCCATATACCCTGTCTACGGTATTGGTGTCGGAAATATGGAGTTGGATTTACGATCCGCTTCAGGGTATCAACACACTACTCCAGAAACTTGGTCTTCATCACCTGTCCTACTGGCTTGGCGACACGCACATCGTCATTTATTGCATCGCGGCAGCGGCGATGTGGCAAGGCTGGGGATTTCTGCTCGTCATCTTTATGTCCGCCTTAACGCAGTTAGATCCGTCCATTGAAGAGGCGGCGAAGATTGAAGGCGCTGGTAGCTTTCAACAGTTGTGGTACGTGACCTTGCCCCAATTGCGCTCAACGATCATGCTTGTGCTCATGTTGAGTGTCATCGGATCGTTTACGGTCTTTGATTACGTGTTTATCATGACGAACGGCGGACCTGCCAATGCATCACAGGTGGTCGGCACGTACATGTATCAGGAGGCGCTTTATAATCAGGCACCTGGGTATGCCAGTTCGATTGCGCTCATGTTGGGCCTGTTCGCGTTTTTGGTGATCGGAGCCTTTGCAATCCTGCGGAAACGGGGATGGGAAATTTGAAGACGATTCGCAGTTTCATGTCGTATGGCCTTCTGATATTGCTGTCTTTAGCCATCGCCGCTCCGCTGATCCTACTGATTTTCAACTCCTTTAAGACGGAGTCGGAATTTCAGGCAAATCCATTTGGCCTGCCGACCACTTGGACGTTTACGAACATCGCGAGTGCGTGGGTACAGGGAAACTATGCGCACGCGTATTTGAATACATTTATCGTGGCGGCTGTGACGATTGTCGTGGTCCTCTTCTCGTCTGGATTAGGCGCTTATGCATTAGCCACGCTTCGCTTTAAATGGTCGACTTCATTTATGGCATATCTCTTGTTTACGATGATGGTTCCGTCAGGCATGTTTCTGGTACCCATCTTCTTCATGTGGCAGCGCTTTCACTTGATGAACACGCTGGTTGGTTTAGTGATTGTCTATTGCGGGATCTTCATGGCGTTCAACGTATTTCTCATCCGTTCGTATTTCGTTAACATTCCGATGGAGATTCGAGAGAGTGGATTGGTCGACGGTGCAAGTGAATTCAGTGTGTTCTTTCGCATCTTTGTGCCAATGTCGAAGCCCGTGTTTTTTACGGCGGCCTTGATCCTGGTCGTTTGGACATGGAATGAATTCTTTTATGCAAATGCGCTACTGCTCAACCAAAACATCAAGACGGTCTCGTTGAGCTATCTGGCGTTCACCGGGCGATTTACGCAAAATTGGACGCTGATTTCCGCCGGTGGCCTGATTTCCATATTGCCTATCCTGATCTTGTATCTATTCTTACAGCGGCGTTTCATACAAGGGATTCTCGAAGGCAGTTTGAAATAAGTTTGGGATATGCATCGGGTGAAACGCGTTTGCACGCTTATCGTGATCGGATTGTTCCTTGGAAGGGGAATCGCGATGAAGGCTGTTGAACTGATTGGTTCGCGTGAATGCAGAGTCATTGACGTGCCGATGCCCGAAGTTGACGCTGAAGAGGTTCTGGTAAAGGTTAGCGTGTGTGGCGTCTGCGCGTCGGAATTGCACGTTTGGGAAAGTGGTCCTGGGCAACAGGCTGGGCTGGTGCTCGGCCACGAGCCCATGGGGGTGGTTTATCAGGTCGGTGAGAATGTGCGTGGATTTCAGGCGGGGGATCGAGTTACAGGGCTGTTTAAGCGCGGATTTGCTGAGTATACAAAGGCGAATTACAAGGACCTTATCAAGGTCCCTGACGAATTGAGCGACTTGGAAGCAATTGGGGAGCCGTTGTCGTGTCTTGTCAGCGGCGCGGACCGGACGCCTGTTGGCCTTGGCGACGTGGTTGCCGTTGTTGGTACGGGGTTTATGGGCCTAGGGTTTTTGCAGTTGCTGCGCCTCAAAGGGGCCGGTCATATCATCGCGGTGGACATCCGCAAAGAAGGGTTAGATCACGCCCGAAGATTTGGTGCTGACGAGGTGTTTTTCCCTGATCAAGTGCCTGACAAATACAAGGTGACGGAATGGAGTCACATCGGACGCGGGGTGAACGTCAGCGTCGAAGCAGGAGGAGCCGCGGCGACTTTGGACTTGGCCGCACAGATGGTTTCTGCACATGGCGTCATGT
This window encodes:
- a CDS encoding extracellular solute-binding protein; translation: MKTRVLITNSAAVLLALTSVTACGSANGGGGNGSNPKITLTMYDWTNSSQTYLNFINNDVIAQFEKQHPNIKIVYDEMKDPSSTDEQQMTAGGGPDIVLMDGPSESMLYAKAGWLVPLNQYAKQYGWDKMYDSWALSTEQWKGSLYALPVEDEIITMYYNKSMFQKYGWKVPTNWNEFTSLMQSIQSKGIIPISFGDSDNAMENEWPASILMTAGLTRTQYRDVLMGKLPWNSPAVENAFNKYLYIWNQGWIQNKEAYAITDTDAINLFTSQKAAITLSGTWQVGSWMQQAPPTFQYGNMAMPGWFDGIAPSYPVGVGTTIGINAHSKHQAAAAEFINWFYSKQHIQQQLSTLAQLSPVQGLSVAGANPHLQDQYNELQTAFKEGNYGYTAYTQWSPDVDTYMWQHFEDLEIGKTSVSDFLNKLEQLQKQDDQKGLVLNIQ
- a CDS encoding sugar ABC transporter permease, with the translated sequence MQAKKKRTAAASSPRPGPRWKRAVVPLLFLLPVMLFNLVVVSGPALGTVALSFTNWTGFNAPKFIGFENYRQLFSDQTFYAAMVNNLQWLVIFCTLPIVSALFVAILISKIRRGKVFFRVIFFLPYTLSTVLVSEIWSWIYDPLQGINTLLQKLGLHHLSYWLGDTHIVIYCIAAAAMWQGWGFLLVIFMSALTQLDPSIEEAAKIEGAGSFQQLWYVTLPQLRSTIMLVLMLSVIGSFTVFDYVFIMTNGGPANASQVVGTYMYQEALYNQAPGYASSIALMLGLFAFLVIGAFAILRKRGWEI
- a CDS encoding carbohydrate ABC transporter permease; the encoded protein is MKTIRSFMSYGLLILLSLAIAAPLILLIFNSFKTESEFQANPFGLPTTWTFTNIASAWVQGNYAHAYLNTFIVAAVTIVVVLFSSGLGAYALATLRFKWSTSFMAYLLFTMMVPSGMFLVPIFFMWQRFHLMNTLVGLVIVYCGIFMAFNVFLIRSYFVNIPMEIRESGLVDGASEFSVFFRIFVPMSKPVFFTAALILVVWTWNEFFYANALLLNQNIKTVSLSYLAFTGRFTQNWTLISAGGLISILPILILYLFLQRRFIQGILEGSLK
- a CDS encoding alcohol dehydrogenase catalytic domain-containing protein — encoded protein: MKAVELIGSRECRVIDVPMPEVDAEEVLVKVSVCGVCASELHVWESGPGQQAGLVLGHEPMGVVYQVGENVRGFQAGDRVTGLFKRGFAEYTKANYKDLIKVPDELSDLEAIGEPLSCLVSGADRTPVGLGDVVAVVGTGFMGLGFLQLLRLKGAGHIIAVDIRKEGLDHARRFGADEVFFPDQVPDKYKVTEWSHIGRGVNVSVEAGGAAATLDLAAQMVSAHGVMSIVGYHQSNQGLRTMNMNMLNWKAVTILNAHERRDAVHLAAMRAIQRLMVNNRFNMRDMITHVYTLDQVDQAYSDLKGKPEGFIKAVVRMD